A segment of the Lycium ferocissimum isolate CSIRO_LF1 chromosome 5, AGI_CSIRO_Lferr_CH_V1, whole genome shotgun sequence genome:
CAATTAGGGAAACCTAAATTTAagcatattttcttttcttgggtggatatatataattttattaataGAAGCATCCAGGTGTTACAACGAGGTACAAAAGCCTGAAAACAGCTCTCATTACAAAGTTTAAGGAGCTGACAAAATCCAAAAACTGATTACATCATCAAAGGTTACACCAGTAAAAAAGGTTCAAAAGCATTGGCTTCCATCTCTGGAATGGTGGTTGGTACCCGCTTAAAAACATCTCAAGTttctatataaaaaaagaaagccGCCTGGAATGATTTGCCATAGttcttttttgaaaactttCCAATTTTACCAATGACCCCAGCTGATATTGGATTCATTTAAGGATTGTGGCATAATCCAGTAAACTCCCAAAAAGGACGCAGAAATGTTCCATATATCTCTAGCTGCAGGGCAATGCAAGAAAAGGTGGTTCATAGTTTCTGAATTTGCATTGCATAAGTAGCATCTGCTGTATAGGATGAGAATTCTTGTTTTTCAGATTCTCCCTTGCAATACAAGCCTCCTGTAGAAGTATTCAAGTGAAGCATGCTACTGTTGTTTTGGACATTTGGTTTTTCAGATTAATTTTCATTCCCAATCTTCAATTGTGCAATTCCTATTCAGCAAGGAGTAGTAAATTTGTAAACACCGTATCTTCTTGCACATGCAACCTCTTTTGCTTTCACATCACACTAATTATGTGCGTCAAGTTTAATGCCTGATCTGCTTTAGAAGGTTGTCAAAAAAATGTATGTCTTGGTGGAAGTTGTCTTGACTCTCGAGACAGTTGCTGCAAAAAGGAGATGAATATATATTGCTATCGTGTATGATTACTTGGATATGTCTATGTCATCTTTGTTGAATTCGTTGAATTTAGATGATGCATCTTTTGGAAGCTCAAAGATGAAAACATTATATCCAATCTAAACTGAACATCTTATCTCTAGAAATTTTCATCTATGTTGATCTGTCTATCTTTTGCAGGTGACAAAAAGGTTCTATTTGCAGACACAGTTATGAAGTTTACAAGCACAGGGAAGATGAAGCGGCGCATTCTCTTTGTTACTGATTTCGCCATCTACATTGTAAACCCAGAAATTGGCGCACTTAAAAGGCGGATTGCCCTGGCAGCTGTTGAGAAGCTTTGTCTGAGTGAATTAAGTGATAATTTCCTTGCAATTATCATCCCGACTGAGTACGATCTGCTCATGGCCAGTACTCGGAAGACAGAAATAGTGACAACCTTAGTAGATGCTACCAAGAGTCAATCTGACTATGAACTCGATGTTCTCTTCTCTAATAGGTAATTTGAATAGTGCAGTATCATTTTCTTATTCATCTTTGAAGTCCAAATCGTTCTTTTAATTGTGTCTCTGAACTTGACAAACTTTGAGCTACATTAAACACACATCTCCAGATATTGTGATAGATGCTTAGGGCACTCTTGTTAAAGAAGCGTGTTGATGGTTAAAGCTTCTACAATAGAGAAAGATAAAGACTGAACATTTTCTATCTCGACCTGCTCATGTCCTAGCAAATACTGTGGCTTGAGAATGATTCACTATAACTGTATAACTGCATAACTGCTTACCCTCATATGAATGCGCTCAATAGTTATTGATATAACTTCTAAACTGCTAATATGTGGCAAATATGACGATTCTAGGtgttgaccttcgattttgccCTAAGCTTTTCAAATGCTATAACTTTTTCTGTGACCTTCTGAGAAAAAATAAGGGGTGTAGACCCATTTTTTATAAcgtgtttgataaaatattgAGTTCTCGAGGAGGATGCATGGGAAACTGATTCATACGAAGAACCTTAAATCAGAGCAGCAAGTACTGCTGTAAGTGGTTTGTTGGTTGAATTGGCTAGTTTTTTTTCAATGAAGCATTATCACTAAtggcatcaagaagatgcaaatACTGCAGATATTACAAAAGATAGTAAGTTAAAGTAAGATTCTATAACTCCATACAGTGAGGCCTAAGTTAGGAATATCGCgttaacaaaattcaaaaaggaGCCAGGAGAGTTTACGGGGGATAAGTTGCTCCAACTATATAAACTTAAGAGACATTTAGCTTTCAGGGAGTGGTTTGGAGTTGATACTCCATCAAAACATCTTCTGTTCCTTTCATTCCAAACATTGAATTGCTAGTTCTGGAAACAGTAAAGAAAAAGGGCATGGGGTTGGGCAGGGTGGGAGCTGTGTTGTCACATTATTAGAGGTTGACTAACATGCTATTTCCTCATGGCATCACCTCTGGGAACTTGTATACCTTTTTGTCATTGGTATTTTCTTATCTGGACACTTGTGCTAAAAAATTTGATGTTAAACTTATTTACCTAACACAGATTTCATCTGACGTGATCAGAATAGCATTTAGGACTGCAATCTAATGTAATGCTTGCCCTGCTAATGATTATTAATTGTCTTTATTACATATGCTGCTTCGTTTCCTCTTCCTTTACCTTTgcatattttgtcatttttatttccttttagtttttttctttgaagTACCTAAtaatgttgtttatattgtttcCTAATCTTAATCTTGCAGGTTTGAGTACAATGCAACTTCTGAACTCGTTAAAGAAGTTCAATTTGAGCAAGTTGAAGGTTGGCGGTGGTTTTTTCTCATGACATTTTCTGTTTACTATCTGTTTTCTGCAGATAGTAGTTGGGTTTTATTTGACATTCTATCTAAATTCTCTTATGCTAAGACGGATTTTTTGTTCTCCATCAATTTCAGCGGGTGTCAAAACAAGAATCTCGCGGAAATGAACTACCCTTAGCATGTAACTGTCTAAGAACATCAACTGCTCTCTACCATGTCTGCAAATGTATGTCTTGCTATTTGGAAGGGGGAGCCGGTTTTGCACTTCCTCAAACAAAGAAACGCGGTGGGATCTGGGTGTATCATTCCATGTAGAAAGGTGATCGATTTTTACTTATCAAAGAACAGAAAAGGCAAAGGGACAGAAGTATTATTTTTTCATCAGCTGGTTTCGTCGCTCTACCTATGCCTACATATGCATTTATATagcttgttgccttgttgtaAACCTGTAGATGtgttctcctttcttctttttttccctttctctgATTGTGTTTCGTAACATTGTACATTTTCCAATTTATaagatgagaatgtttggtGGTTAATAGTTGGAAGGCCCAAGTTATACAGAAGTTTCTGCACGTAAGGGTTGATTGACTTAAAGTCTTAAACCGTGTATAAAACACGGACGAAGAAAACGACCATTGTGGATTTCATATCTTACAGTAACAAGACAGCCCATTTATTTATAGTAAATAATGCTGGCAAGTAGATATTATAAAAGAGAACAAAATGTAGAGTGCTGTGGACATAGAAGCCTTCTTTACGACAAAGCAACGACTAATGTGCAAATGTAATGTATTAGTTTACAATTCTGAAGTCTGCGCCTACCATGTGCAAATTGATACCATTACAAGTTGTGCCTTTTTGGCTTGTATTCTCAAAGTTATTTTCTGATTATATAGATTTGTGATTACTCTTTGACAACTGATTAAAATAATCACTTACACTTTGCTATGTGTACTAAAAAGTAGTTTTATTGAATAATAGCCAGTCTCTGATTGATGAATTGACATTTAGCTCAAATAATCCAAACTAAGCACAGTTTTGGCATCACTGTTCAATTTGGTCGGTGAAAAATTATTTGGCGGAAGCTCGAGAAAGGGAACGAAAATAAATACCACCCCATCTCTTGAGGGAAAAGTAAACCAGTCTCTTAATCAGTTTATAACAGAAGACAACAGTATTTCAGTCATGGCTGTTGTTAGGGTGGGCAAGCCTTTATTCGCTATTTTAATGCTACCATCTACCATCTATGTATTAATTATACTTGTACAACCTATGCTCCCTTTGCTTTAAAAACAAAGTTATGCGAGAATTAGTAATGCTGAAATTGTGAAGCAAAAATTATAATGAAAGAATTATTTTTGGTTAGATGTTTAGTTTGATATATTAATAGTCAGCATAGAGCGTataatttgaaataatattGTACTTTTTAACAAAGTAAAAGTTTGCACTATTTTGAGGCTTAGTTTTGTCATTCTAGTGATTTTAATTAGtttattgttgatatttgtACTAATATTCCACAATCCATCCTGCTTAAATAATACTACATAGATTTTCACTTATACACGTATGACGTGCCTCTCTGTTTCACTTTATGTGATGGTATTTGACTGAGTATGAAGTTTAagagaaaaataacttttgaaacttgtaatctAAAACAAGACAAGCATTTTTGTGATTATAAAAATCAATTCATTAAGGGATcgtttggtagctagttagGTCGAAGTTATTCATGTACTAAAATCCTGCATAAGTAATCGTTTGTGTTTGGTAGCTAGCTATGAAGtgagttattcatgtataaaagTAGTAAATTGTTTGGTTTGCAATCTAGAAACccacataactaatacatgcataagttatgagagaatctatgtattattttatgcagggcAAAAGGTGAAATagctaatacatgaataactaatacGTGAACAACTAAatcctgcataactaatacctgtataaaataaaacatagattccctcataactaattcatgtattactaatacctgcataactctaaccggCTACCAAACCACCCCTAAGGGTAAAATAAACAGTTTAGCATAAAATAGGACAAAGGGAATATTTATTTATGAGAAAGCGGAGATAGGGGCCAAATATTGTACTACTAGTGATCCAAGATCTTATGGGGAGATTATACCTCCTTACAATACCCACCAAACGACCCCCTACAGTGTCGTCTCTGTTTTGGCATGATAGCTTGACCTGTCAAGCGTATCTACATCATTTCACGTATGAAAGTGATTCATTTCAACTTGtcaaatgacaaaaataataacGAATATTTGTCCAAAACCTTGGTAGAAAGAGTTATTATCTTTACTAGTAAGAGTTAGCAGATATTTTATAGAATTAGTcgaagaatgcataagttggtCCGGACACAAcaactatgaaaaaaaataatacaaggAACAAGATGTATTAGAATGTACTACTATCTTTCATCAAGTTAAGCTGGTTTCGTTGCTCAAGTTATTCCTCCATATACATTAATCTAGCTTTTGTTGCTTGGTCGTAAACTTGTTTTTagctttctccttctttttcttttttactccAACGGTTCTCTGTAATATTGCTATTTTCCCGATATTAAGAGATTCTTTTGTCGCTGATATGAGTAtcccaaaatcttgaaaaatAATACATGCTCGCTTAATTTGGAAGGCACAAGTTATTCGAAGGTTCTGCACCTTCTCCAACAATTTAAGGTCTGGCCTACCATGTGCAAATTCATTCTATTACAATTCATGGGTACTTGTTGCTTTTTCCTGCTTGGTTAGTATTATCAAAATTATCACCGCATGTTTAAATAAGTGACCGTATGATAATTGATTAAAATAATCAATGCGTTTTAAGGACAAACACTTTGGTATTAGCATAAAAATTACTGGTAATTTTCTTGTATTAGCCAGACTAGACGAAGTGATTGAGTCAGTTATCAGAAATAATCTAAATCAAACAGACTTGCATACTTTCTGAAAACAAGCTTAATAGGAGAAGAAGTAGAGAGACTAATATTCAGCATCACTATTCAATTTGCTAACTGAAAAACTTATCAGAAGCTCAAAAAGGGAAGTCTAAGATGCAAAATGCTCAAAGAACCAGCCATGTCTTTAAACTCGTAACAATGAAACAATTGAGGATACAGAACAGTAACTAATTTCTAAAGAACTCTGAAATATCAGTGTGTAACAGAAGACGACCCTATTTCAGTCATCGGTGGTGTCAGGTTCGGTGTAGAAGCTTCAGTGGATGGCCGAGTACCTGTATTCACTCTCCTAATACCCTCTACCATCTTTACTACTTCAGCCATTTTTGGTCTCTGCTCCGGCATTCTGGATACACAAGTCAAACCTATTTGTAACATCTCTACCATTTCTTCTTCTATATTAGGATACCTCAAAAGCTCCACATCGAATACTTCAGCAGTCCACTCCTCACGAACGACAGAATGGACCCACCTGACTAAATGGACAACCTCATTAGTACCTGTGGCATGTATAGGTGACTTTCCAGTGAGAAGTTCAAGCAATAGGACACCGAAGCTGTAGACATCAGTGGATTGAGACACTTTTCTTGAATCTGTAACTTCTGGAGGTTGATAACCTGCCGCCC
Coding sequences within it:
- the LOC132056480 gene encoding uncharacterized protein LOC132056480, which produces MSRYLSNRVHFDEEGQLGGTNLKLRPSESNVTIDQEPFMGVKVRRKASIHRDYLGDYLDVPSRPYLIKILEKQGDKKVLFADTVMKFTSTGKMKRRILFVTDFAIYIVNPEIGALKRRIALAAVEKLCLSELSDNFLAIIIPTEYDLLMASTRKTEIVTTLVDATKSQSDYELDVLFSNRFEYNATSELVKEVQFEQVEAGVKTRISRK